In Leptolyngbya subtilissima AS-A7, the genomic window CCATTTTGGATTTGCTTTCATCGTGAAAATTACGGAAACTTTACCGATAATCATCTGAGAATAAAGTTATTGACTACAATCGAGCGTTTCTATTCTCAGAGGTCTAGGCATTGAGGCTAATCTAGATTTGCCTCTAGCGTAGGTCCTTTCTATACAAAGTTAGGGCTAAGCTTAATTCAGCAAGTTTCAAGGAAACTTTACTTGCATTGATTATAAGAATGGCATTTTGCCGAAGCAGACTTACGATCGATCTAGCTAGCTAAAAAACGTATTAAGAACATGACTATTAATTTCTAAACGCTGCGCTACCAAGATTTCTAATAGTTTTTCTCAGTTGATGTGTGCGCCCAAAAATATGCTGTCAAAAAACAAAGACGTAGCTGTCTGGCCCTCTGGAGAAGTAGCGGCAGAAAGCGATTCAGGACAAAACCTTTGCAGTGACTGGGTTGAGGCGTGGGACAGCATCTCTTCAACGACATTGCTCCATCAACTCTTCGAAATGCAGGCTGAACATAGCCCCGAAAGCATTGCTATCAGAGCTGAAGAGCAGTGCTTATCCTACCGGCATGTTAACGAGCAAGCTAATCGGTTTGCCTATTACCTTCATCAACAGGGCCTAGTTGTCGACACAGTCGTAGGGCTATTTATTGATCGCTCACCAGCCATGGTGATTGCCATGCTGGGCATCCTCAAAGCCGGTGGTGCCTACTTGCCGCTCGATCCCGATTATCCAAGCGATCGCACGGCTTCAATTTTGGCTGAATCTGGAGTCTCATTGGTAGTCAGTTGTTCCCACCTGATAAAAAACCTTCCCCAGGAAAATATCAATGTCATTTGCCTAGACCTTGAGCAGGAGAAGATTGGACGTCATAAGCACACAAACCCAAATTTCCCGATCACTGTCAATCACCTAGCCTACGTCATCTACACCTCGGGGTCTACAGGAACTCCAAAGGGGGTGATGATTCCACACAAGGGCATTTGTAATCAGCTATTTTGGCGACAGACTACCTTTCCATTAACACCGTCAGATCGGGTACTGCAAAACATCTCCTTTAGCTTCGACCCATCGGTATGGCAAATATTTTGGCCGATATCCTGTGGGGCACAGATAGTTTTGCCAAAGCCAGGTGGGCAGCGGGATATTGCCTATCTAGTTGAATTGATTGCCAGAGAGCAAGTTACGATCTTGGCATTGGTGCCCTCAGTGCTGAAGGTTTTTCTAGAACAAACCAAAGGTGCTCAGAGCACGCCGCTCCGGCATATCTTCTGCGGAGGTGAGGCGCTACCTACCACTCTCCAAGATCTTTTTATAAACAAATTTGGAGCAACAACGCAATTACACAATGTCTATGGCCCAACTGAAGCCTCTATTGACGCTACTTATTGGACTTGCCAACCTGGTATAGAGACTGCGATCGCTCCAATTGGTCGTCCAATTGCAAATGCTGAGGTCTACGTCTTAGATGAGCACCTGCAGCCTGTGGCAACGGGAGATTCGGGAGAGCTTTACATTGGAGGGCGGGGGTTAGCGCGGGGCTACCTCAAACGACCTGACCTAACCGCAGAACGCTTTATACCCCACCCTTACTCCTCCGATACTGAAACTCGGCTATACAAGACAGGCGACTTAGTTCGCTACCGATACGACGGAAATCTCGAGTTCCTAGGACGCTTAGATTCTCAGGTAAAGATACGTGGGTTTCGCATCGAACTCCAGGAAATTGAAGTAGCTTTGACCCAGCATCGCAGCGTTGCTGAATGTGTTGTCTTGGCCTCTCAATCTGATATAGAAAATTCCTATCTGGCAGCCTACATCGTAACTGCCAATTCCCATTGCTCTACAGCCCAAGAGCTTAACAACTTCTTGAGAGGTAGGTTGCCCGACTATATGGTGCCTGAACATTTCATTTTTCTGGATGAGCTGCCACTAAATGCCAACGGCAAAATTGATAAGAAGAAGCTACCTGAACCCAACTTGAACCGCCAGGCTTTTGAAAATGACGTTGTTTCGCCTAGAAATGAAACAGAGCTCAGGTTAACCCAGATCTGGGAACAGGAGCTTCAACTTGGGCCTATTGGAATAACTGATAGCTTCTTTGAGTTAGGCGGAAACTCTTTACTCGCTGCCAGTATGTTGATTAAGGTCGAAGATGTCTTTGGCCGATCGCCCTCTTTGGGAAAGTTTTTCCAGTTGCCCACCATTGAAGCATTGGCTAAAGCTTTGCAGGAGACATTAGAGGATAACTCTAAGCAGTCTCTGGTCGCTATTCAACCCTATGGGTCGAAATTGCCGCTGTTTTGCGTACATACTAGAACCGGAAGTGTGCTTGATTACTATACATTGGCTCAGCAGTTAAACCGCGAACAGCCAATCTATGGATTACAAGCTCGAGGTTTGAGCAGTAGCGAAGATGTAGATTACCGGGTTGAAGCTATGGCCCGTCGCTATATTCGAGAGCTACAGACACTTCAACCTACAGGGCCATACTTTTTGTGTGGTTATTCGTTTGGCGGTTTGGTGGCCTATGAGATGGCCCAACAGCTGGTGCAAGACGGCCAGACAATAGGATTGCTGACACTGATTGATACTTACTGCCTCACTAAGTCCTGGTTTGACTTCAGCACTCCTACAATTTTGGGTCAATTAAGGGGCAAACTGAGCGCTGGGGTGCGGAGAGTTCACCAGAAATGGCTATCTCTGGGTTACTTGCGATCGCACTCTTCGGAAGCAGTTTTAGAAAGAATGATGGCTATTAGCGAAAGAGCTATCAGAAGTTACAAGCCCCAACCCTATTCAGGGTCAGTGCTGTTGTTAAGGGCCACCCAACTCCCAGAAAAGGCTAATCTAAGCCCTCAGTTTGTGGATGAAACTCTGGGATGGGAAAAATTGGTAACTGGAGAAATTAAGGTTCACTCTGTGTCAGGAGATCACTTTAATCTGTTCGAAAAACCCAACGTCTTCGAACTGGCAAATTATCTCAATCGTTTTCTTCCATGAGCTACGAACTACTCGGGAATGTTGCTGAATAGTAGTATGAATTTGTGGAATTCTAAATGAGTCCTCAATGCGTCTAGCCCTTGCTTCATGCCCCGAATCAGTAACGCCAGCTATTCGGGAACGCACGTGACCGGTCAAGATGATGATCCTACAAAGCTTGCTCTGTAAGGTTTCTGAGCCTGATTAAAAAACGGTTATTGGCGAACAGTGTTGTTCTTATTGGACTGCGCACTATCTTCTCTGCTGGTTTGCAGTCACTATGTTCATCTCGTTTATCCAGCCGTAGCCGGTTCTGTTAAAGCTCAAGGGCTCGGTATGCTCCCGTTGATGCTCGGCTCTATCTTTCTTGGGCACTGCTAGCCATCCTCACAACTAGGCATAGCTTCACTTAGAATAGTCAAAATGCGCTTAGTCGCTAGCTTGTGCGACTAGTTGTTCTGGCTTAATCTCACACTTCTACTTACAGAAAGACCTGACGTAGTTAAGTGGTAATTGTTCAGAACAGCTGCAGCGTTGGACAAATTCGGACCGTTTCACGAAGGAGCTGTCAAGGGGATTGTGATGTTACTCTAAGACACGGGCAGCCGCTCAGGGGGCCTATTTAAGCCCATTTGTGGTCACCCCTAATCAGCAGCTCGCGCATAGGCCTTGTTGGTAATCAAAGGCAAGCAGCACCATGTTGAATCCCCCTGCCTAACCTGACTTGAGCAGTTTTTACAGCAAGTTTTGTATTATCCCAATCGCTGCACCAGATGCAGCGGTTCTGGTTCTCCAACACTAGTCAGTTTTAGAGCACTTCTGGGCAATACCCGCAGTACTTCCTCTACAGTTGTGACGCCAGCCATGACTTTCTCAATGGCCGATGTTCGAAATGAGATGGAGTCGCTCTTGCTGAGGTGGCGGCGCAGTTGAGTCATGGTGCCATCATAGATCAACTCGCGAATGCGATCGTCCACCTCCAGCATCTCGACTACCGCCTCCCGCCCTGAATAGCCGGATTGGAAACAGGATGGGCACCCCCGCCCTCGTCGCCAGTTGCCCTTTTTGATTTGAGCGGCATCCAGTTGCAGTATGGCCAGGAGT contains:
- a CDS encoding non-ribosomal peptide synthetase, which gives rise to MCAPKNMLSKNKDVAVWPSGEVAAESDSGQNLCSDWVEAWDSISSTTLLHQLFEMQAEHSPESIAIRAEEQCLSYRHVNEQANRFAYYLHQQGLVVDTVVGLFIDRSPAMVIAMLGILKAGGAYLPLDPDYPSDRTASILAESGVSLVVSCSHLIKNLPQENINVICLDLEQEKIGRHKHTNPNFPITVNHLAYVIYTSGSTGTPKGVMIPHKGICNQLFWRQTTFPLTPSDRVLQNISFSFDPSVWQIFWPISCGAQIVLPKPGGQRDIAYLVELIAREQVTILALVPSVLKVFLEQTKGAQSTPLRHIFCGGEALPTTLQDLFINKFGATTQLHNVYGPTEASIDATYWTCQPGIETAIAPIGRPIANAEVYVLDEHLQPVATGDSGELYIGGRGLARGYLKRPDLTAERFIPHPYSSDTETRLYKTGDLVRYRYDGNLEFLGRLDSQVKIRGFRIELQEIEVALTQHRSVAECVVLASQSDIENSYLAAYIVTANSHCSTAQELNNFLRGRLPDYMVPEHFIFLDELPLNANGKIDKKKLPEPNLNRQAFENDVVSPRNETELRLTQIWEQELQLGPIGITDSFFELGGNSLLAASMLIKVEDVFGRSPSLGKFFQLPTIEALAKALQETLEDNSKQSLVAIQPYGSKLPLFCVHTRTGSVLDYYTLAQQLNREQPIYGLQARGLSSSEDVDYRVEAMARRYIRELQTLQPTGPYFLCGYSFGGLVAYEMAQQLVQDGQTIGLLTLIDTYCLTKSWFDFSTPTILGQLRGKLSAGVRRVHQKWLSLGYLRSHSSEAVLERMMAISERAIRSYKPQPYSGSVLLLRATQLPEKANLSPQFVDETLGWEKLVTGEIKVHSVSGDHFNLFEKPNVFELANYLNRFLP